In Amblyraja radiata isolate CabotCenter1 chromosome 15, sAmbRad1.1.pri, whole genome shotgun sequence, the genomic window attttatttcagaAAAAAATGCCAGTACCATTGATCAAGTTCAGGTTTATACCAATGAAGCCTACATTACCCTCGGTCTAAGATTGAGATGCAAGAAGGATAAATTGGTGGCCTCAGTTGATTTAATCATGATCCCTGCAGAAAGTACAAAGTCACCCACCAGTGTTAATTATTCCGTGACAATTTAAGTTGCATAAATTAAGCATTGCTGGAAAGTAACCCCGCCACACCAAGATATGTTTGAGAAATCAGCTTTTCTAATTTaattgtatctctctctctccaggttTGTACAGCTTACTCCTCCATACTACTTCAGTAACATGCCCCACAGCGAGAGTAAAGAACTACTACAGGAAATTATTGATAGGTTAAAACTGTCAACAAATGGAGAACGACACCATGGGATaaacaaagaaaatgatacaacgGAGAAAAACCTCAGCCATCCAAATGAAGACAAATGTACCATTCAATAATGGGCTAACTTGCATAATTACTGGATTGGAGAAGATCATAAGCTTACCGCACACAATGTGATTGTAGCCATACACAACCTCTCACAATGAATTGAATGACTAAAATCTTGTGAAGGGAGAACTCAATGGAGTTTCAAAGCTTAGATTTCAGATTTACTTTGTAAACGTTTAATATTCTTTTGTCTAAAGAACAAATTTTATTTGTTCATTAAAACCATATCAATGTAAAGTATTttgaaatattgaattgaattgaattttttgttttagaattgaattgaattgaatcctttatttgtcattcagacctttcggtctgaacgaaatgtttatACAGATAAGTATTCTTTGAGTTTATCCATAACTGCATTTAAACGGTCAGCAGGCATTAGCATCACAACGCGAAGAGGTTTCATGGGAACGTCATCAAATGACCATCGTCCAGAGAGACAGCTGTCACACTCATTTTCCACGCTGTAGCTGAATTTCAGGGTAGATTGCTAGAACAAAGGCAAATAATTAGAAATGGGAAATCAAAATCAAGGtacaaaacaaaatatttgaTTTTATATTATGATGGATGCATATGTTTCACAGGTATAACATTAACACaggaattcatttcactgcaccttcgtgtgcatgtgacgaataaaattgactttgaaatGTGGGACATGCTAACTCTGACATAAGCTCGAAGCATTAATGATCTAACCTAACACCATTGAGcaaatggcaaaaaaaataacCCACCTCATAAAAGAACTCGTCTTCTGCATTTGCAAACATTAAATCTTCTTTCGGTTTGCCCTTTTGATTTGGCTTTTTCTTTGCAACTTCAACACAGGCCTTGCTGATGATAAGGTAATAATGACACTTGCCACAAGATTTACCAGTCTTCTGGGCGTCAACCAATTCTGCTCTAAACAATCAAAAAGTAAGAAAAAACTAGGTAAACATTTCCATGACATGGCTTACAAATAGGATAGTAAATTGAAGTGCACTATTTTCAATGAATTTAAGAACATTGCAGAACACAGCAACGTTTGAAATCAGAAATAGAAACAAATCTTCAGAAGCACTCAGCATCAATGGAAGAATGTGCAGCATGATCTTCCATTAACTGAAGCATAGTTACGGTTTCTTAAAATATCTACTATATTATTTGATTATCACTGCATCTGTGACATGCATCATAAATATCCTCCCCATTGTTTCATCCCTTAACTTGTTAGAACTTGGCTCCAACTTTCTAGTTACAAGACTATTTAACTGCTCTTAGTCTTGTGGAAAGTGGAAAGATGTAGATAACTGCAAATTGTGGGTTTCCTAGATTATCCATTGAACCAGGCTGATTTACTGCTGAATTGCTGTTGGGAGTGTAAGGCACAACATTCAATCACTATGGCAGTATGCAATTCTGCTATTTACAATTTCTGCCTGGTTACATTCATTTTCAAGTGCCTTATGACGAAGGTGTAGTAAACAGTAAAAGTAGAGCATTTATTGATGCCAGGTCACTGGTTGGTGACCCATGATACCTTATGGGTGCCCAGCTGTAAGCTGCTAGATCTGTAACATTCATTGTAGTTTCATTTATCCCACAATAATACAAACTGTTATGTTAGAGATGATTTTGAAATGTAGGCTGTAAAATGTGCATCCATTTCAGTGGTGCCGCAAAATGAGAATTAGACTGTTCTTGAAAGTTACTGGAAGGCATGAAATTAGGCAAGATgcaccaacatttaaaaaatgctgaTATGGATCTTTTAAGTTCCAGAAATAAAACTTAACTCTATATCAACAAATGCCATGCCAGAATTCTCAGCCGTTAAATACAAAGAGCAAATACAAAGTGCGTAATGAACATCCTTCCGTCATCTCGTCTCTTTTTTATAAAACAGAACACGCTAACCAGCAAGTACAATTACCACAGTATGCATTGAACAGCAGACTGCCTTAAACACTAATCAATACTGTGTTTCTATCCATAACAAGAACTTTTAACCAGTCTCACTGTACAAGTATGAGATTAGATTAGAAATGCAAGTATTCCTCCTGTTCACAAACAAGCCTTTTATTACAACATAATTGCTCAGTATGTGATCCTTACTGGAGTTGTTTGTGCAGGGGCAGAGCGATCTGAGGTGGCACATTAATGAAGCGCTCACTGATGAGAATGTTCACAGGCTTGCTGTTGTCATTTAGTATTTTTTCCAGCTGCTCAACTGCCGTCTGATGATTGGTCTTGCACTTGCTCAGAACCAAATCTTTAACCTGTTCTAATGATTCAGTTCCCTAAAATGAGAACAACATCAGATAGTCAAACTGATCATTACAATATCAAGATATAGATGTGTAGCAAAATGTCGCACCATTTCTCACAAGAAACATACAAATCATTCACATtgtaattcaaaacattacaagaGCTAGAGCTATTAGACAAGATACAGTAGCTTCAAAAGTTTATCATATTTTGCTATATGGAGTCAATTGCAGCTCATTTTGAAAGCTGTAGGGAAATAAATAGTCATCAAGTATGGGAAAGGTATTTTTTGGCCCACACCATTCATGTTTTATAGCTGAACTAGTCCGGTTTGCCTGCGTGAAGAAATTGCCCTTCGGGTTCTTAAATCTTCACGCCTTAAATCCATGCTCTCTAGTTCTGGACCcgtccactctggggaaaaagactgaccATTTATCTTATATTTGCTTCACGATTTTGTCTACTACATAATTGCTCAGTATGGGGTCCCGACTGGAGCTCAGCCCTTACACTCCAGGGAAAATGTCTCAGCCTTTCCATACAACTTTGCCCTCAAGCTttagtaacatcctggtgaatctttcctgcacctatttcagcttaatgacatccttccatgGCAGGGTGACGGGAacagcacgcaatactccaaatgtgttctGAGTTCTTGTACAACTATAGCACGTCATTCCAACTCCTGTATTCCATGTCTTTATCAATGAAGGCACACATGCTAAATGTCTTTTTCACCACCCTATTGACCCACATTGCCACTTACATGGAATTTTATCTGTACCTTTTGGTTTCTCTACTCAATAGCTCTAaagggccctaccatttactgctcAAGTGCTTCCCTGGTTTGGGTTAAATTTCATCCGCCAGAGTTGACAACCTTATGTAAACTTAGATAGCCCTCCTTGTTATCAAATGTAATATCAATTTTGGTAGCATCAAATTTACTAATTATGATAGACTACAATGCCATCCAAACCatcaatatagatgacaaacaacagtggactcacAAGAGTTCTTTGCTGCCCacaactggtcacaggcctccaaacagAAACTGGGCCTCCACTACCACCTTCTGAATCCTTCCACCAAGCCTATTTTGAATCCATTGGCTAGCTCACCCTGGGTTCCATGTGGGTTAGCATGGGAGTTTATTAAAAgacttgctaaagtccatatagactaaTGCCCACAACCCTCAACAATCCTTTTGGTGacatcttcaaaaattcaagatTGAGATACGATTTCCCACACAGTtgcaaaaagataaagatataataCTTTTTACAATTTTCTATTTACTTGTCCTTATGACACAGAATAGAGCAAGCAGGTTAGCCATCTCTAGATCTGGAAGATCAATATCGCTGGATTGGAGAGTTTAACAGCAAGGCTCATGAATGGGCAGGGCCTCGAGCGACCTAATTAGATGATAACGAGCCCTGTCCATGAAACTCCTCTAGAAATCTTTGACAGAAGGCAAAAGCCTGGATTCACCCAGGCTATCCATCAAGCATTTTCATTGTTTCCAAATTTCATTATAATTCAGTTAACAAACTAGCAAAATGGAGTTTCTTTTCCAGTTAATAGTAGAGAATATGCAAATATTAAGTGTTTTAACCACATTTTGTGAAGCGGTTTAATTTGGAGAGATAATTTGATCTTCTTAAagagtattgtgtgtttttttttaatgaagccGCAACTATTTTGCTGTCAATTAATCAGCCAATAGCTAGAATATAGGTCAACCTATTTTGGACACCCGCAAAGTTTGAAAATAAGAGATCTGCGGATTCTGGAAATTTGAAACAAACCATAAAATATTAAGGAAAAAAACTCAACgaatcagtcagcatctgtaggAAGAAATAACATAAACATTACAGATCAGAGTTTGGACAAAGGgccttcgacctgaaatgttcttCATTTCTTCCCTCAGCtgaagcctgacctgctgagtctttccagcattttctattttttttaatatttgattTCGTATTTGCATTTTATACATTTTCACCTCCCAACCATTTCATGTAGGTACATAACTACTACACACCATTTATGGAAATGTACATTTCTTTTAAAGCATAAACATACACAAAGCATCAGATGTTACTTCAATGACTTATATTCCACAatgttcacaaaattatttaagaaatTGTTTCCCAGACTCTACGTGCGCTGCCACTAATTACTCCATCCACTAATTTAATTACACGTAACGCATGAAACATGTATATTCACAAAAGCAACACttgaattattttataataaacagtGAATGTCACTCTGGGTTTCTGCTCGCTCCCATTCCAAAAATGTtctaaaaattaaaattttacCATTCAAGCATACTCAGATATAAAAAAGTCAATGCATGTAGCTGGGCTACCTTTTATTCATTATCATTGGACCATTATATGTCCACCATGATTCTTTATCAAGTTATTGATACAGCTTGGCATGGAATTGACCAGATTATG contains:
- the LOC116981061 gene encoding BRCA2 and CDKN1A-interacting protein, translating into MASRPKRRAVVGAVGNGSGSGSGSGSGSESGGETGSGGESDGSGDSSELDLQQEIQVDFEAHAISDGDCNGIKRLLQQLFLKASVNLSELADIIIQQNYVGSVIRQAEIIDENSDEDDEGGVFGFITVVNLTEGKGTESLEQVKDLVLSKCKTNHQTAVEQLEKILNDNSKPVNILISERFINVPPQIALPLHKQLQAELVDAQKTGKSCGKCHYYLIISKACVEVAKKKPNQKGKPKEDLMFANAEDEFFYEQSTLKFSYSVENECDSCLSGRWSFDDVPMKPLRVVMLMPADRLNAVMDKLKEYLSV